One window of Eriocheir sinensis breed Jianghai 21 unplaced genomic scaffold, ASM2467909v1 Scaffold83, whole genome shotgun sequence genomic DNA carries:
- the LOC126994603 gene encoding uncharacterized protein LOC126994603 isoform X1, with protein MSILLLLPSLLLLFLTSLLPAPGASLSPALDKRCPANTLILGAEEWVNITTVQVVGDYQQAYLYVHAYPGFKGVRVVAAGDGWRHDAWFTLDNTCFSHDAEWWGLWALVTARKNGNNSDVNELKFQLFTGKCALECIRSVHFPAVQTLQVVAHGPSAWRWNETLPHCRAGRKPSGKVRDYNCTEPPAPTTMTTTPTTTTTSTVVIGGNVGVVVVMLVMVVVVIVKRARQQNETTTEDVRRRFEGAPPPSESLAVENSQYESFENTGGRAVFENSLYGSFENTGGRAVVENSQYESFENTGRRAVCENSLYESFENTGGRTVVENSLYESFENTGGRAVVENSLYESFENTGGRAVVENSLYESFENTGGRAVVENSLYESFENTGGRAVVENSLYESFENTGGRAVVENSLYESFESTSDRVVLVNSPY; from the exons ATGAGCATATTACTCCTGCTGCCTTCGTTACTTCTGCTTTTTCTTACGTCACTATTGCCTGCGCCTGGGGCTTCCCTCAGCCCCGCCCTGGACAAGCGCTGCCCCGCCAATACTCTCATCTTGGGGGCTGAGGAATGGGTGAACATTACCACCGTGCAAGTTGTGGGGGACTACCAACAAGCATACTTGTATGTGCACGCTTATCCCGGCTTCAAGGGCGTCAGGGtcgtggcggcgggcgatggcTGGCGGCACGACGCCTGGTTCACACTGGACAACACTTGCTTCTCTCATGACGCAgagtggtgggggttgtgggcgTTGGTAACTGCTCGGAAAAACGGCAACAACAGTGATGTTAATGAACTTAAATTTCAGTTATTTACTGGTAAGTGTGCTCTTGAGTGCATCAGATCAGTCCACTTCCCTGCCGTCCAGACTCTTCAGGTTGTGGCTCATGGGCCCTCAGCTTGGAGATGGAACGAAACATTGCCACACTGCAGAGCTGGACGTAAACCTTCCGGGAAGGTGCGGGATTACAACTGTACAGAGCCTCCCGCCccgacgacgatgacgacgacgccCACCACGACAACCACCTCCACTGTGGTCATAGGTGGAAAcgttggcgtggtggtggtgatgctggtgatggtggtggtggtgatcgtgaagCGTGCTCGACAGCAAAACGAAACTACGACAGAAG ATGTAAGAAGGCGATTCGAAGGCGCCCCGCCCCCCAGCGAGAGCTTGGCGGTCGAGAACAGCCAGTACGAGTCCTTCGAGAACACCGGCGGGAGGGCGGTCTTCGAGAACAGTCTGTACGGGTCCTTCGAGAACACCGGCGGGAGGGCGGTGGTCGAGAATAGCCAGTACGAATCCTTCGAGAACACCGGCAGGAGGGCGGTCtgcgagaacagcctgtacgagtccTTCGAGAACACCGGAGGGAGGacggtggtcgagaacagcctgtatgaGTCCTTCGAGAACACCGGCGGGAGGGCGGTGGTCGAAAACAGCCTGTACGAGTCCTTCGAGAACACCGGCGGGAGGgcggtggtcgagaacagcctgtatgaGTCCTTCGAGAACACCGGCGGGAGGgcggtggtcgagaacagcctgtatgaGTCCTTCGAGAACACCGGCGGGAGGgcggtggtcgagaacagcctgtatgaGTCCTTCGAGAACACCGGCGGGAGGgcggtggtcgagaacagcctgtatgaGTCCTTCGAGAGCACCAGCGACAGGGTTGTACTCGTAAACAGCCCGTACTAG
- the LOC126994603 gene encoding uncharacterized protein LOC126994603 isoform X2, which yields MTTTPTTTTTSTVVIGGNVGVVVVMLVMVVVVIVKRARQQNETTTEDVRRRFEGAPPPSESLAVENSQYESFENTGGRAVFENSLYGSFENTGGRAVVENSQYESFENTGRRAVCENSLYESFENTGGRTVVENSLYESFENTGGRAVVENSLYESFENTGGRAVVENSLYESFENTGGRAVVENSLYESFENTGGRAVVENSLYESFENTGGRAVVENSLYESFESTSDRVVLVNSPY from the exons atgacgacgacgccCACCACGACAACCACCTCCACTGTGGTCATAGGTGGAAAcgttggcgtggtggtggtgatgctggtgatggtggtggtggtgatcgtgaagCGTGCTCGACAGCAAAACGAAACTACGACAGAAG ATGTAAGAAGGCGATTCGAAGGCGCCCCGCCCCCCAGCGAGAGCTTGGCGGTCGAGAACAGCCAGTACGAGTCCTTCGAGAACACCGGCGGGAGGGCGGTCTTCGAGAACAGTCTGTACGGGTCCTTCGAGAACACCGGCGGGAGGGCGGTGGTCGAGAATAGCCAGTACGAATCCTTCGAGAACACCGGCAGGAGGGCGGTCtgcgagaacagcctgtacgagtccTTCGAGAACACCGGAGGGAGGacggtggtcgagaacagcctgtatgaGTCCTTCGAGAACACCGGCGGGAGGGCGGTGGTCGAAAACAGCCTGTACGAGTCCTTCGAGAACACCGGCGGGAGGgcggtggtcgagaacagcctgtatgaGTCCTTCGAGAACACCGGCGGGAGGgcggtggtcgagaacagcctgtatgaGTCCTTCGAGAACACCGGCGGGAGGgcggtggtcgagaacagcctgtatgaGTCCTTCGAGAACACCGGCGGGAGGgcggtggtcgagaacagcctgtatgaGTCCTTCGAGAGCACCAGCGACAGGGTTGTACTCGTAAACAGCCCGTACTAG